One genomic segment of Primulina tabacum isolate GXHZ01 chromosome 9, ASM2559414v2, whole genome shotgun sequence includes these proteins:
- the LOC142555097 gene encoding oligoribonuclease has protein sequence MNQLANNFSLLELDVDDPGDHLKIAAADDSGKVENSSLRDESLNANGDQQTLESTPVEYKMPLVWIDLEMTGLNIEDDRILEIACVITDGNLTKSIEGPDLVIHQTKECLDKMGEWCQQHHSASGLTEKVLQSSITEQDAEKQVMEFVKRHVGTYTPLIAGNSIYTDLIFLKKYMPNLAGLFSHILVDVSSVKALCVRWYPRDNRRAPQKENKHRAMDDIKESIAELKFYKDHIFKHKSNK, from the exons ATGAATCAGCTCGCGAATAATTTCTCATTGCTGGAGCTGGATGTAGATGATCCTGGGGACCATTTAAAAATTGCTGCTGCTGATG ACAGTGGTAAAGTGGAAAATAGTAGTTTAAGAGATGAAAGCTTGAATGCAAATGGAGATCAACAAACCTTAGAGTCCACTCCTGTGGAGTATAAGATGCCTCTTGTGTGGATTGACTTGGAAATGACTG GTTTGAATATCGAAGATGACAGAATTCTGGAAATTGCTTGTGTGATAACTGATGGAAATTTAACTAAGTCGATCGAG GGTCCTGATTTGGTTATTCATCAAACAAAGGAGTGTCTGGATAAAATGGGAGAATGGTGCCAACAACATCATTCAGCAAGTG GCTTGACGGAGAAGGTTCTTCAGAGTTCAATTACTGAACAAGATGCTGAAAAGCAG GTTATGGAGTTTGTGAAGAGACACGTGGGCACATATACACCTCTTATTGCTGGAAATTCAATCTATACGGATCTTATATTTTTGAAG AAATACATGCCAAATTTGGCTGGCCTTTTTTCTCACATCCTTGTGGATGTCAGCAGTGTCAAGGCGCTGTGTGTCCGTTGGTACCCACGAG ATAACAGAAGGGCTCCACAAAAGGAAAACAAACACCGAGCCATGGATGACATAAAAGAAAGCATAGCAGAACTCAAGTTCTACAAGGATCACATATTCAAACACAAGTCTAATAAATGA